GCGCGTGGCTCTACCACCGGGCTCGGGCCAGCAAGGCGCACCTGAACGACGAGGATCGGCGATGGCTGGGACGTCTGCTATGGGTCGCCGGAGCGCGCTTGCGAGAGCAGCACTCGTGCCTGGAAGTGGAACAGGGGCTTCGGTTGCAGATGCTCGGCAGTGAATGGATGGAGCACCCACCGTCGCGCGACGACTGCATCACGGTGTGGGTGGACGTCGGGCGATGGCAGGCGTCCTTGCTGCAAGCGGCCTACTATCGTTGGCCCCTGGCTTCCTTGCAGGAGGAGTCCTGCGCGCCCAGGGCCCGGGACGAGCTGACCTGGATGCGAGCCTTCGCGGGCAAAATCCCCCTGCCTTGAGCTTGCTTTGGGGTGCGCGGATCCGCTCCAACTCCAGAATTACAATACCTCGAGATGCCGGCCAACGATTGCCCGGCCGGGTGTGATCGTGTTCACACCTCTGACGTGAAGAGAAACACAGCCGGGGATGGCAGCGTGTGGCACCTTGGTGCGTGTCAGGGGTTGGTCCCTGATGTTGGACGCGAACGAAGCCGAGCACTGGGGGAGCCATGTTTCATCTCGATCGTCATTTTTCGTTGGGGGGGGCGCTGTTCACGCTCGATGGGATTCTGGAGGCCTTTGGTGGAAGCCCCGCGGCGTCGGGCTTGCTCAAACGGTCCACGTCCTTGCCCGAGGCGCTCGACGGACAGGCGATGGTCGTCTACTCGCCGCGGCGGCGCGTGGACGAATCGCTCCTGCGCCCGCTGGGGGACCCGGAGGACATGGGGGGCGAGGTCCTCGAAGGCGATCCCGTCCTCTCCGCCCGGATCGACTTCAGCGAGCAGGGCATGATGGCTGGCATCTTCAAGGCGACCACCGGGAAGGTGAGGATCCACTTCCCCTTCACCGAACACGCCACGATCCTCGATGGGGAAGTCACCCTCACCGATGAGACGAAGCAGACCCGCACCTTGAAGAAGGGTGACAGCTACTTCATCCGCCAGGGGCAGACCGTTGTCTGGGATGTCAAGGGCAAGCACGTCATCAAGAGCTTCTTCAACATCACCCGGTGACTCGCTTGGAAGGAACAGGGGGACGAGGACAGGCCGCGCGCGGGGTGGGGACGGGTGAAGCCGAGGCCAATCTGGTCCCCCTCACAGCTTGCGCGTGGGTGTGGACCGCTTACTTCGAGGCGTCCGGATCCGCTCGAATTCAACCGCGGCCTTCTTTAGAGAGGGCATCACATGGGAGGGCAGCGGCCGCCTTTTCTCGAGGAGTTGAGCGAACCGTTCGGCCGCAGGCTTGTACTCCGGACGCCTGCGCCCATGCTCGCGCTTGTAGTCCGTCTCTTCGTCCGCCTTCCCATGAGTCAGGAAATGAATCCAGGTTTCGAGCTGGCGCTTCGGAACCCAGAGCGCAATCCTCTCTCCTTTCTTTCGTGGCTCCTGGTCCGCGTCGCGAAGGCGCTTGTCGAGCGCCTGCTCCCTTCCTCCCTCCGGCTCCGTATCCGCGTCAACGAGCACGAGCAGGGCGCGCGCATCCACATCTCACCAGGCACCCGCGGGAAAAGTTGTAGTCCTTCAACCCCTCGCAAAGCACCACCACCTGTACGCGCCGGATGCTCATTCGAGCCAACCTCGCGCGAGAAGCTCAGGAACGGGAAGCCCAGCGCCATCACCCGGCACGCCTTGAACTTGAACGGAGGCACTTGACGGAAGACCCAGATACGGGAAATCCGGTCCGTCAACCAGTCCAGGCGCTTCGAACGAACTTGAAGTGGCAGGTTCGAAAGCGGCGAGAGCTTGGTTCCCGCCGGAAAACGGTGTGCCGGGGATTTGTCATGTGCATGGAGCGAGACCTCTTCCCGAGAGAAGGAGTAGAGCGGTTGCTGCTCGTACAGAATCTCCTCGCGTTCGAGCTGACCGCTTTGCGCGCCCTTCCCATGGCGGATGACGAGGCGATACGTGTAGTCCCCATCAGGTCCACGGAAACCGAGCTCGAATCGTTGCCTGCTCTGGCGCCCCCAGCGCATCCGTGTTGCGTCGGGAAAAAGTTCCGAGGCGCTTCCCCCGGTGATGACGAGTTGGCGGATGTTCCAGAGTGCATCGAATACAGTGCTCTTCCCTGCTCCGTTCGGGCCAACAAGCAGGGCAAGCGAGCCCGGCTCGATGACGGCCTGCTCGAAGCAGCGGTAGTTTTCCATGAGAAGGCGTGTGAGCATTTGTAGCCTGGAGCTTCTCAGGACACGTGCTCGCGCGGACACGCTCGTGGTCGCGCTGTGCTGGAGGGCCGTTATGTCTCCCTCTACCGGACACCCGGCACGACACCATGCCGACACCTGGTGCTCGGCGCGCTCGACATGGCGCTCCAGAGCCGCCAGCCGCTCGGGCCCTCCTCCTCCGGCCCCTTCTTTTCCCCGCTTGAGGGAGGTCCCTTCCTGGGAAGTCACCTTCCGGGTTGAACTTCCCGGGTAGTGCATTATCCTGTACGGGGCAGCCCCGACACGGACGAGGCCCATCACGGACTCCCCATCGGTCCTGGAGGACATCTGTCCCAATTCAGTGGAGACGTCATGCACAGCTCGCGGGAGACAGGCCTTGCGCGCGCCGAGTTCGCGCCGCTCGAGCCGCAAGCATTGACTCCGCTCCTCACCCGGCCGAGGGACTCCGTGGCCGCCGTGGCCCACACCCTGCGGGCCCATGCGCTCGCGTCCGCCGAGCAGTTCGAGGAGCTGCTCGCCTTCTCCTCCCTCCACGGGGTGGAGCCCCATGTCTACCAACTCGAGACGGTCCGGCGAGTGCTGCGCCAACACCGGGGCCGGGTCCTGCTCGCCGACGAGGTAGGTCTGGGCAAGACGGTGGAGGCACTCATGGTGCTGCGCGAGTACCAGTTGCGCGGCATGGTGCGCCGGGTGCTGGTGCTGGTGCCGCCCCCGCTCGTCCTCCAATGGAAGGGCGAGCTGGCCGTCAAGGCCGGTCTCGAGGCACAGGCCACCTCGGACCTCTCCCCCGGTACGCCGCCCGAGTCCTTCTGGCGGAGCGAGGGGGTGCTCATCGCCTCGCTGGCCCTGGCCCGGAGCGCCCGGCACGCGCCGCTCGTCCAGGCACAGCCCTGGGACCTGGTCATCGTCGACGAGGCCCACCACGTGAAGAACCGGCGCACGCTGGCCTGGAAGCTGGTGGACGGGCTCAAGAGCCGCTTCCTCCTGTTGCTCACGGCGACTCCGGTGGAGAACGACCTGGAGGAGATCTACAACCTCGTCACCCTGCTGCGGCCCGGGCAGCTCGCCACGCCCGCCGACTTCCGGCGCCAGTACGTGGACTCGAAGGAGCCCACCTCTCCACGCAACCGGGAGAAGCTGCGGCGCCTGCTGTCCGAGGTGCTCATCCGCAACACCCGGGCCCGCTGCGGGCTGAAACTGCCGCCGCGCTA
Above is a window of Cystobacter fuscus DNA encoding:
- a CDS encoding cupin domain-containing protein — its product is MFHLDRHFSLGGALFTLDGILEAFGGSPAASGLLKRSTSLPEALDGQAMVVYSPRRRVDESLLRPLGDPEDMGGEVLEGDPVLSARIDFSEQGMMAGIFKATTGKVRIHFPFTEHATILDGEVTLTDETKQTRTLKKGDSYFIRQGQTVVWDVKGKHVIKSFFNITR
- a CDS encoding AAA family ATPase gives rise to the protein MENYRCFEQAVIEPGSLALLVGPNGAGKSTVFDALWNIRQLVITGGSASELFPDATRMRWGRQSRQRFELGFRGPDGDYTYRLVIRHGKGAQSGQLEREEILYEQQPLYSFSREEVSLHAHDKSPAHRFPAGTKLSPLSNLPLQVRSKRLDWLTDRISRIWVFRQVPPFKFKACRVMALGFPFLSFSREVGSNEHPARTGGGALRGVEGLQLFPRVPGEMWMRAPCSCSLTRIRSRREEGSRRSTSAFATRTRSHERKERGLRSGFRSASSKPGFIS